In Cervus elaphus chromosome 7, mCerEla1.1, whole genome shotgun sequence, the following proteins share a genomic window:
- the LOC122696806 gene encoding olfactory receptor 1361-like — translation MNCSKNPAFVLSGLSSDPDKPQLLFGLLLALYLLSVSGNALLLLAIGADLHLHTPMYFFLSQLSLVDLCFTTTTAPKMLEALWTSNGSISFSECLAQLYFFAVFANMDNLLLTAMAIDRYAAICHPLHYPLLMTPCRCGLLVGGSWGVAHSDSLIQTLMLSQLSFYTNQEIPHFFCDFGPLFRLSCSDTHLNKDLMMVLTGLLGISPLLCIISSYAHIFLAVARVPSAQGKKKALATCSSHLSMVILFYSSVFATYLKSPSASHASGELGAAVMYTLVTPTLNPFIYSLRNKDVKRSLKRILGIESSWP, via the coding sequence ATGAACTGCAGCAAGAACCCTGCTTTTGTCCTCTCAGGGCTCTCCAGTGACCCAGACAAACCGCAGCTCCTCTTTGGTCTCCTCCTGGCCCTCTACTTGCTGAGTGTCTCAGGAAACGCGCTACTGCTGCTGGCTATCGGAGCTGACctccacctccacacccccatgtacttcttcctcagccaGCTCTCCCTGGTCGACCTCTGCTTCACTACCACCACCGCCCCCAAGATGCTGGAGGCTCTGTGGACCAGCAATGGATCGATCTCCTTCTCTGAGTGCCTGGCCCAGTTATATTTCTTCGCAGTTTTTGCTAATATGGACAACCTGCTTTTGACTGCCATGGCTATCGACCGCTATGCTGCCATCTGCCATCCTCTGCACTACCCACTCCTGATGACTCCTTGCAGATGTGGGCTTCTGGTGGGTGGGTCATGGGGGGTGGCCCACTCTGACTCTTTGATCCAAACCTTGATGCTATCCCAGCTCTCCTTCTACACTAATCAAGAAATTCCccactttttctgtgattttggacCACTCTTTAGACTTTCCTGCTCTGATACGCACCTCAATAAGGACCTGATGATGGTTCTGACAGGACTGTTAGGAATCAGCCCTCTCCTCTGCATCATAAGCTCCTATGCCCATATTTTCCTTGCTGTAGCTCGGGTCCCATCAGCACAGGGCAAAAAGAAAGCCCTGGCCACATGCAGCTCCCACCTCTCCATGGTCATCCTCTTCTACAGCTCGGTCTTTGCCACCTACCTGAAGTCCCCGTCAGCTTCCCATGCCTCTGGGGAGCTGGGTGCTGCTGTCATGTACACCCTGGTAACCCCCACTCTCAATCCTTTCATTTATAGTTTAAGAAATAAGGATGTGAAGAGATCCCTGAAAAGGATTCTGGGCATAGAGAGTTCATGGCCTTAG
- the LOC122697793 gene encoding olfactory receptor 12D2-like, giving the protein MLNQTSVTEFFLLGVTDTQVLQPVLFMVFLTIYFLNLAGNGAILIVVISDPRLHSPMYFFLGNLSCLDICYSTVTLPKMLENFLSTHKTISFLGCISQLHFFHFLGSTEAMLVPVMAFDRFVAICKPLHYTVIMSHQVCTQMAVTIWIIGFFHSLLHSVMTSRLNFCGSNHIHHFFCDVKPLLKLACGNTELNQWLLNNVTGTFAMGSFFLTLLSYFYIITYLFFKTHSCSMLHKALSTCASHFMVVVLFYAPVVFTYIRPASGSSMDQERISAIMYSVVTPVLNPLIYTLRNKEVKEALRRMIRRKV; this is encoded by the coding sequence ATGCTGAATCAAACCTCAGTCACTGAATTTTTCCTCCTGGGAGTGACAGATACCCAAGTACTGCAGCCAGTTCTCTTCATGGTTTTCCTTACAATTTACTTTCTCAATTTGGCTGGAAATGGAGCCATCCTGATAGTTGTCATCTCTGATCCAAGACTTCATTCCCCtatgtattttttcctgggaaacCTGTCATGTCTAGATATCTGCTATTCCACGGTGACTCTGCCAAAGATGCTGGAGAACTTCCTTTCTACACACAAAACAATTTCTTTCTTGGGATGCATAAGCCAGCTTCATTTCTTCCACTTTCTGGGTAGTACAGAGGCCATGCTGGTGCCCGTGATGGCCTTTGACCGCTTTGTAGCTATCTGCAAACCACTTCATTACACTGTTATCATGAGTCATCAGGTCTGTACCCAGATGGCTGTCACTATCTGGATCATTGGTTTTTTCCATTCCCTGCTGCACTCAGTAATGACATCTCGCTTAAACTTCTGTGGTTCCAACCACATCCATCACTTCTTCTGTGATGTTAAGCCATTGCTCAAGCTGGCCTGTGGAAACACTGAGCTCAACCAGTGGCTGCTCAATAATGTCACGGGGACTTTTGCCATGGGCTCATTCTTTCTAACGCTTCTCTCTTATTTCTACATCATTACTTATCTTTTCTTTAAGACCCATTCTTGCAGCATGCTTCATAAAGCACTGTCCACGTGTGCCTCTCACTTCATGGTAGTTGTTCTTTTCTATGCTCCTGTTGTTTTCACTTACATTCGTCCTGCCTCAGGTAGCTCCATGGACCAGGAACGAATCAGTGCCATTATGTACAGTGTGGTCACTCCTGTACTAAATCCACTGATCTATACTTTGAGGAACAAGGAAGTGAAGGAGGCCTTGAGGAGGATGATCAGAAGGAAGGTCTGA